GTTCCATCTCTCGCGGTTCGAACTTAGTAAGGCCACCGGCGTATACACGACCTCCGTGTAGGCTGGCCGATTCGCGTAGATAGTGGACAAGGCCGGTCAGAACCTCCGCTGTTATTTCTTCACGCGGATAAAGGCCGTGAGCGATGTTTAGGTGCCGCGCTTCCACTCGGTTTAAGACGAAGGTGGGCGGCCTTCTCGCCATGTACGTTGCAAGAATCGGGGCGGGTTTTCGCAGACCCACGGACCACCAGGCTTTACGATGACGGACAATATAACTCTCGCGGACCCCCATTTCTTCGGCGCGCTTTAGAAAGCGGTTGATGGCATCTTTTTCTTTACCGTTAAAACCTGATAGGTCTTGCGGTAGGTCGATTACGCGACGTAACGCCTCGTCGTCGGTTAAAACCCAACTTGCACTAAAAAGCTCACGGGCCTTGGTAACGGTTGGGAATAGTACTGTTTCGGGTAGCCCTGCGCTGTGGGGTCCTGCGATCCAAATGTGATTGGCTCCCGTTACCTGTCCTCTATGTACTCGAGCGAGTTCCCCGAGTTCCGTATAACCTTCCGGAACCTCGCGCGGCGTCCGCGTAAAATGAGACCACCTTTTTTCCGTAGCCAAACGTTCGCGCCCAACCGGACGACCGATAGAAAGATCACTAAGGTTTTTCAAACTCTCGACCCGAGCGAACTTAGCGGATGGGGATTTTCCATTAACTGTGAATGTCGTGATAGCCCCCGTCGTGGCTGTCCCAGGGAACGGTTCCGCCCCCGGCTCGATTACAATGACACTTTGACCGCCCAAACGATCAAGGAATAAGTCGCGAACGAGCTGGCCGTAGTTGACGTCCATCCACTCCGCGGCCGTGATTAAACCACCGTAATCACCGGCTTTAGCGCGTCGCGCTATGGATAGGAAGAAATAAACGTGGAGCCCCGCCAGCGTACTAGCGTTAAGCCCCATCTCCGCCGCTTCGTTTTTCAACCACGATTTCCACTTCGGTTCTATTAAGTGGTGCCGCACGTACGGAGGGTTGCCAACGTAAAGCGTACTGCCCTCAAATCCGTCCAGTGTTGAGGTACGGAAATCTTCCAACCGAACCTCAGCCCGATCCGCCATACCGGACGCCGCAAGGTTCGCTTTTACAGTTAACGCTGCGAGCGGGTCCGACTCCACCGCGACAAGATACGCTTTCGGAAACCTCCGGCCGGCCTCCAATAAAAATCGGCCAGATCCCGCGCCAGGATCGATTACCCGTTTTGGTTCCCCAACCGTCTCCGCCCACGAAATGATAGCTTTGACGATCTCGCGGGGCGTATAGACGGCACCGTCTTTACGACGCCGCGGTGGGGGCCGCAACGCACAAAACGCCTCTCCGAGTGGGTCTTCTCCGGCGCGAATTCGATCTCGCAATTCGCGTATAACCCGGTCGCTCATCTTCGGCAGTCCGTATGCGAGCTTGGTTTCCGATGTAGATAATCCCCTAACGACTAGCGCCCCCAATCCAAAGGCGAGCGCAGCTAGTATACGCTCGCTTTTTATGAGGCTGGTCGTTTCCGCCTCGTTTCCATCGTCGTCTATAAGAGGCCAAGGAACATCGAAGTTCCTTTTTACCGCCTCTTCGAATAAGGGGGATATTCTTTTAT
This is a stretch of genomic DNA from bacterium. It encodes these proteins:
- a CDS encoding N-6 DNA methylase, whose protein sequence is MVENKRISPLFEEAVKRNFDVPWPLIDDDGNEAETTSLIKSERILAALAFGLGALVVRGLSTSETKLAYGLPKMSDRVIRELRDRIRAGEDPLGEAFCALRPPPRRRKDGAVYTPREIVKAIISWAETVGEPKRVIDPGAGSGRFLLEAGRRFPKAYLVAVESDPLAALTVKANLAASGMADRAEVRLEDFRTSTLDGFEGSTLYVGNPPYVRHHLIEPKWKSWLKNEAAEMGLNASTLAGLHVYFFLSIARRAKAGDYGGLITAAEWMDVNYGQLVRDLFLDRLGGQSVIVIEPGAEPFPGTATTGAITTFTVNGKSPSAKFARVESLKNLSDLSIGRPVGRERLATEKRWSHFTRTPREVPEGYTELGELARVHRGQVTGANHIWIAGPHSAGLPETVLFPTVTKARELFSASWVLTDDEALRRVIDLPQDLSGFNGKEKDAINRFLKRAEEMGVRESYIVRHRKAWWSVGLRKPAPILATYMARRPPTFVLNRVEARHLNIAHGLYPREEITAEVLTGLVHYLRESASLHGGRVYAGGLTKFEPREMERLPIPEPEILKEIGIARTSEMDN